In Mastacembelus armatus chromosome 4, fMasArm1.2, whole genome shotgun sequence, the following are encoded in one genomic region:
- the fam20b gene encoding glycosaminoglycan xylosylkinase yields the protein MKLKQRMVVLCAVLLLLGLAKIFLLDGGEGSAASRRDLRAFRKMEAGLSLSRGARLTHTLQSPWEIASQWVGPREVYPEETPELAAVLTSLSTARIERADVGYKGTQLKALLVLDGGQKVVFKPKRYNRDYVVEGEPYAGYDRHNAEVAAFHLDRILGFRRAPLVVGRYINLRTEIKPVATDQLLSTFLMQGNNTCFYGKCYYCRESEPACAEGEIMEGSLTLWLPDVWPLQKHRHPWGRTYREGKLARWEYDESYCEAVKKMPPYDEGPRLLDVIDTAIFDYLIGNADRHHYESFQDDGGASMLILLDNAKSFGNAALDERSILAPLYQCCMVRVSTWNRLNLLRGGALSSAMRQALAFDPIHPVLAEPHLAALDRRLSGVTATVKQCIETQGPDNTLIEDRMNLPHP from the exons ATGAAGCTCAAACAACGCATGGTCGTGCTCTGTGCCGTGCTCCTCCTGCTGGGCCTGGCTAAGATCTTTCTTCTGGATGGAGGTGAAGGATCTGCAGCAAGCCGACGGGACCTCAGAGCATTTCGGAAG ATGGAGGCTGGTCTTTCTCTGTCCCGTGGGGCTCGCCTCACTCACACCCTCCAGTCTCCATGGGAGATAGCAAGCCAGTGGGTAGGCCCGAGAGAGGTTTACCCTGAGGAGACCCCAGAGCTGGCTGCCGTGCTCACCTCGCTTAGCACTGCCAGGATAGAACGAGCAGATGTTGGCTATAAGGGTACGCAGCTCAAAGCCCTGCTGGTGCTGGATGGGGGACAGAAAGTGGTCTTCAAACCCAAGAG ATATAACAGAGACTACGTTGTTGAAGGCGAGCCATACGCAGGCTATGACAGGCACAATGCAGAGGTGGCTGCTTTTCACCTGGATAG GATCTTAGGCTTCAGGAGAGCCCCACTTGTGGTGGGGCGATACATCAACCTGCGAACTGAGATCAAACCTGTTGCCACAGATCAGCTGCTGAGCACTTTTCTCATGCAGG gtAATAATACATGTTTCTATGGAAAGTGTTATTACTGCCGGGAGAGCGAACCAGCGTGTGCGGAGGGAGAGATAATGGAGGGGTCATTAACTCTTTGGCTGCCAGATGTCTGGCCTttgcagaaacacagacatccCTGGGGACGCACATACAGAGAGGGGAAACTGGCCAG GTGGGAGTATGATGAGAGCTATTGTGAGGCGGTGAAGAAAATGCCCCCTTACGATGAAGGGCCGAGGCTGCTGGACGTCATTGACACGGCCATATTTGATTATCTCATTGGGAACGCTGATCGTCATCATTATGAGAGCTTCCAGGATGACGGCGGTGCCAGCATGCTCATTCTGCTCGACAACGCAAAAAG ctttgGGAATGCAGCTCTGGATGAGCGAAGCATCCTGGCACCACTCTATCAGTGCTGCAT GGTCCGTGTGTCCACGTGGAACAGGTTAAACCTGCTCAGAGGTGGAGCTCTGAGCTCAGCCATGCGACAGGCCCTGGCATTCGATCCTATCCACCCAGTCTTAGCTGAGCCACACCTTGCAGCCCTGGACAGGCGTCTTTCTGGAGTCACAGCAACTGTTAAGCAGTGCATAGAGACACAGGGCCCTGATAACACTCTAATAGAGGACCGAATGAACCTCCCACACCCATAG